In one window of Musa acuminata AAA Group cultivar baxijiao chromosome BXJ3-2, Cavendish_Baxijiao_AAA, whole genome shotgun sequence DNA:
- the LOC135584478 gene encoding uncharacterized protein LOC135584478 has product MMSEIRDKSRGQCAYFSIGSALDLGREGRMLEGKAMIQDTDMPVKMQLQAMSCASEALDLFDVLDCKSIATHIKKEFDLRYGPGWQCVVGSNFGCFFTHTKGTFIYFCLERLNFLIFKGAAA; this is encoded by the exons ATGATGTCAGAGATCAGAGATAAGAGTAGGGGACAGTGTGCAT ATTTCTCAATTGGATCAGCACTGGATTTGGGGAGAGAAGGCAGAATGCTGGAGGGGAAGGCAATGATCCAGGACACAGACATGCCAGTGAAGATGCAGCTGCAAGCCATGTCCTGTGCTAGTGAAGCTCTCGACCTCTTTGATGTCCTTGACTGCAAGAGCATAGCTACCCACATCAAGAAG GAATTTGATCTGAGGTATGGGCCTGGATGGCAATGTGTGGTGGGTTCCAACTTTGGGTGCTTCTTCACCCACACAAAGGGCACCTTCATCTACTTCTGCCTGGAGAGACTCAACTTTCTCATCTTCAAAGGAGCTGCTGCTTAG
- the LOC108952152 gene encoding transcription repressor OFP7-like: MEINGSCSGGGGSTGRRLKQRLARMFLRSSCNTSTSAASAGVEPVFEVEHRDHGLGRRSLSFAVPGDHRRHTAVAVALPRSVDCSGCKPSHQSASLMAKSDKWKDSKGRKKEKTASPSLPRKSSYYYHCIDKAMGERKEIKRKKKKRLLSNGYGFSSSSSTESDQVDGFFSSEEREGKEEEAEAFFSSRSFSSDSCDFYQRPTSNKKKKNNNNKKKEPERPPRRRRGGGRKYEAWGVCKGLQPLVSVRSPAAKNGVAVVKRSRDPYTDFRSSMAEMITERQIFEAEDLENLLQSYLCLNSPHLHLVILQAFSDIWVVLFGR, translated from the coding sequence ATGGAGATCAACGGGAgttgtagtggtggtggtggtagtacGGGCAGGAGGCTGAAGCAGCGACTGGCTCGCATGTTCCTCCGCTCCTCCTGCAACACTTCCACCTCCGCCGCCTCGGCTGGAGTAGAGCCGGTCTTCGAGGTGGAACACCGCGACCATGGCCTCGGTCGTCGTTCGCTTTCTTTCGCTGTGCCTGGCGATCACCGTCGGCACACAGCGGTTGCTGTTGCGCTGCCGCGGTCAGTGGATTGCAGCGGGTGTAAACCATCCCACCAATCTGCATCCTTGATGGCAAAGAGTGACAAGTGGAAGGATTCCAAGggaagaaagaaggagaagacTGCTTCTCCCTCCTTGCCACGGAAGAGTTCTTACTACTATCATTGCATCGACAAGGCCATGGGAGAAAGGAAGGAGatcaagaggaagaaaaagaagagacttTTGTCCAACGGCTACGGATTCAGCAGCTCCTCGTCGACTGAAAGCGATCAAGTAGACGGATTCTTCAGCAGCGAAGAGCGCGAAGGAAAGGAAGAGGAGGCCGAGGCGTTCTTTTCATCGAGGAGCTTCTCCTCTGACTCCTGCGACTTCTACCAGAGGCCGACGtccaataagaagaagaagaacaacaacaacaagaagaaagaacCCGAGCGTCCTCCACGACGACGCCGCGGCGGCGGTAGGAAGTACGAAGCTTGGGGAGTGTGCAAGGGGCTTCAACCCCTGGTCTCCGTCCGATCTCCCGCAGCCAAGAACGGCGTCGCGGTGGTGAAGCGATCGAGGGATCCTTACACCGACTTCCGGAGCTCGATGGCGGAGATGATCACGGAGAGGCAAATCTTCGAAGCCGAAGACTTAGAGAACTTGCTGCAATCCTATCTCTGTCTCAACTCCCCTCACCTCCATCTTGTCATCCTGCAGGCCTTCTCTGATATCTGGGTTGTTCTTTTTGGCCGCTAA